A part of Haloarchaeobius sp. HME9146 genomic DNA contains:
- a CDS encoding TIGR04347 family pseudo-SAM/SPASM protein, translating into MISVSKLLCGLDAEGDGLRYDAADESEKEQISEEKQRKPVVVWNTTRGCNLYCDHCYASACDSGADGEFSTTEGKRLLDDLADYGVPVVLFSGGEPLVRPDLVELVDYAADVGLRPVLSTNGTLITEERAQQLADAGLAYAGISVDGMAETNDHFRGQDGAFDAAIRGIEHCLDAGLKTGLRYTITQHNRDDLRDIVDLLADTGLDRFCFYHLAYGGRGADISDTDLSTEARREAVREVCDLTRAYHDEGHEIETLLVGNYADAGFITEYARREMGEDRARTVRRYLETNGGDPAGERVADIDYQGNVHLNQFWQSYSLGNVRDRSFGAIWDDDSNPLVNALRTRDERLQGRCTDCQYADICKGGSPLRSLAVHDDPFAPDPQCYLTPEERAPDTGGVQPTSAD; encoded by the coding sequence ATGATATCCGTCTCGAAGCTACTGTGTGGGCTCGACGCCGAAGGCGACGGCCTCCGGTACGACGCCGCCGACGAATCCGAGAAAGAACAGATCTCCGAGGAGAAACAGCGGAAACCAGTCGTCGTCTGGAACACGACCCGCGGGTGCAACCTCTACTGCGACCACTGCTACGCGAGTGCCTGCGACAGTGGTGCCGATGGCGAGTTCTCCACGACCGAGGGGAAGCGACTGCTCGACGACCTCGCGGACTACGGCGTCCCCGTCGTCCTGTTCTCGGGCGGCGAACCGCTCGTCAGGCCCGACCTGGTCGAACTCGTCGACTACGCGGCCGACGTTGGCCTCCGTCCAGTGCTCTCGACGAATGGCACGCTCATCACCGAGGAGCGCGCCCAGCAGCTCGCCGACGCGGGACTCGCCTACGCCGGCATCTCGGTCGACGGGATGGCCGAGACGAACGACCACTTCCGGGGACAGGACGGCGCGTTCGACGCCGCCATCCGGGGCATCGAACACTGCCTCGACGCCGGCCTCAAGACCGGGCTCCGGTACACCATCACCCAGCACAACCGCGACGACCTCCGGGACATCGTCGACCTGCTCGCCGACACCGGCCTCGACCGCTTCTGCTTCTACCACCTCGCCTACGGTGGCCGCGGGGCGGACATCTCGGACACCGACCTCTCGACCGAGGCTCGCCGCGAGGCCGTCCGCGAGGTGTGCGACCTCACCCGCGCCTACCACGACGAGGGCCACGAGATAGAGACGCTGCTCGTCGGCAACTACGCCGACGCCGGTTTCATCACGGAGTACGCCCGTCGCGAGATGGGCGAGGACCGTGCCCGGACCGTCCGCCGGTATCTGGAGACCAACGGCGGAGACCCCGCGGGGGAACGCGTCGCCGACATCGACTACCAGGGGAACGTCCACCTCAACCAGTTCTGGCAGTCCTACAGCCTCGGCAACGTCCGCGACCGCTCCTTCGGTGCCATCTGGGACGACGATTCGAACCCGCTCGTGAACGCGCTCCGGACCCGCGACGAGCGACTGCAGGGCCGCTGCACCGACTGCCAGTACGCCGACATCTGCAAGGGCGGCTCGCCGCTCCGGTCGCTCGCGGTCCACGACGACCCGTTCGCACCCGACCCGCAGTGCTACCTCACCCCGGAGGAGCGAGCGCCCGACACGGGCGGGGTCCAGCCGACGAGCGCCGACTGA
- the surE gene encoding 5'/3'-nucleotidase SurE translates to MSGSLEILLTNDDGIDSPGFHALYEALADVGNVTAVAPADDQSAVGRSMSSHVDVDEHELGYAVHGTPADCVVAGLQSLGPDPDIVVSGANKGANLGHYVLGRSGTVSAAVEAAFFDIPAIAVSLYVPIDPDEDRAWSEVEVPKGDYAEATRAATYLTRHALGAGVFEQVDYLNVNAPLPGDEPAPLEVTNPSHMYEMDASISDGTVSLHDRVWERMASGDIPDPEGTDRRAVVDGRISVSPLTAPHTTEHHESLDALAQTYLSD, encoded by the coding sequence ATGAGCGGTTCGCTCGAGATCCTCCTGACCAACGACGACGGTATCGACAGTCCCGGCTTCCACGCGCTCTACGAAGCCCTCGCGGACGTCGGGAACGTCACCGCCGTCGCCCCGGCCGACGACCAGAGCGCTGTCGGACGCTCGATGTCCAGCCACGTCGACGTCGACGAACACGAACTCGGCTACGCGGTCCACGGAACACCCGCCGACTGCGTCGTCGCCGGCCTCCAGTCGCTCGGCCCCGACCCCGACATCGTCGTCTCCGGCGCGAACAAGGGTGCCAACCTCGGCCACTACGTCCTCGGCCGTTCCGGTACCGTCAGCGCCGCCGTCGAGGCCGCCTTCTTCGACATCCCAGCCATCGCCGTCTCCCTGTACGTCCCCATCGACCCCGACGAAGACCGCGCCTGGTCCGAGGTCGAGGTCCCGAAAGGAGACTACGCCGAAGCGACCCGCGCCGCAACCTACCTCACCAGACACGCCCTCGGTGCCGGCGTCTTCGAGCAGGTCGACTACCTCAACGTCAACGCCCCCCTCCCCGGCGACGAACCCGCCCCGCTGGAGGTCACCAACCCCTCCCACATGTACGAGATGGACGCCTCTATCTCCGATGGCACCGTCTCCCTCCACGACCGCGTCTGGGAGCGCATGGCCTCCGGCGACATCCCTGACCCCGAAGGAACGGACCGCCGCGCCGTCGTCGACGGCCGCATCAGCGTCTCCCCGCTCACCGCCCCCCACACCACCGAACACCACGAATCCCTCGACGCGCTCGCCCAGACCTACCTCTCGGACTGA
- a CDS encoding SelT/SelW/SelH family protein, with amino-acid sequence MTLVEIEYCVPCGFLNRAEDLQHVLLQTFGEQLEAVTLRTGDHGIFEVRVDGETVFDKSEDEFDVDEITRSVKEKL; translated from the coding sequence ATGACGCTAGTCGAGATAGAGTACTGCGTTCCCTGTGGCTTCCTGAACCGCGCCGAAGACCTCCAGCACGTCCTCCTCCAGACGTTCGGCGAACAACTCGAGGCCGTCACCCTCCGCACCGGCGACCACGGCATCTTCGAGGTCCGCGTCGACGGCGAGACCGTGTTCGACAAATCCGAGGACGAGTTCGACGTCGACGAGATAACGAGAAGCGTCAAAGAGAAGCTCTGA
- a CDS encoding PKD domain-containing protein, with protein sequence MKKYLLVTIFVTSQLTAAVSIPGQDSTAVATHLDDNEAPLADAGLDQTVSLGRTVELDARASRDPDGTVTSYEWSIRGPDDSVFTPDCPTCPTTAFDANETGRFAITLTVTDDDGATSNDTLYVTVSSGRAPAISLDGPSSAQRGETTTFTVTLTPGSAPLDRVEWFVDGSLAVNRSLGSQTTDQITPVFPDTGRHTVRAVLYDDQGRSVADSTQVQVTPPPQPPVVNGSTGGSPGANGTTGGGDDSTPPLASQYDPGVVGEQVVTGTQPLQADYTISNQPPASVIQNIAWRDAARNRGTGTQTSVSWNPGDHDLFAVVTYTDGSTDIATFDDGTTAVIADPAPKVGLFNIDDQNEVSGDFVASDDYGNLMSVSITVDNRTVFHEEGTRRGTDPTLGRFRTSEFVFDQIEPNQTYTVELTVVDGRGQKSMTTREVTPVGKVEIVSAGFVNGPVDSHHRRLDPSRYTAHHVVEVDLNGNDADDVSIQYAKDSFRVNQLRTSRQVLESNSGSDKVIFDSYWSGRKPNEYAVYYIVQKDSGGLGRQKSESRFVVNPSDPELILTTETHGTEPIGREWGITVDASRSFDPDHTTLEYDWTGGAGALNGQPGVGRFESRRDGNLYVSDQNGGNNSRSWGFLQFFVPDIEEVTRTNEGPFNSTDTVRFHVESEPWAFTKTREEYGVDLEFVTDSSHVKVVSQGQIEVPQTEVPQDSTSDRLQRQVAVLEVPAAALAGGRTPAQISLVNQDNPGRIRTEAKLPTMDIELNVTNVTEYHNLSVESIAYREKLDNATLNESVDDREELQRHLEEGYEITETNRVVTGFSLERLEEVRTSETEQKSFTSKANRRDFLRISSGWVAAGSTNETRNKTTTRYEWRDSKKGNGTHTGETKNETVPAQKRTLNEYKYQVKESRTVEKEVDKKVKVKKTVEKEVKVERCNPMVGCYTDTVTKDVEKTVTETRPVVVDRKESYMATKSYWDRSSHSPSHSRTGETKEVVVQESYNNTLYQFKITEKQTVQNVTYVASKEHVVTVEAWIPARSVEDARRAAKAARQSDVRINGTIKETRWTVSKRGSAVRTVDNYEQVENVVETIVVVSGRAQEKEFTPALGEMKVVDSYDFRNEVRKDGVITVEEAIGQLIENKRKCYREEECNK encoded by the coding sequence ATGAAAAAATACTTGCTGGTGACGATATTCGTCACATCACAGCTGACCGCAGCGGTCTCGATACCCGGACAAGACTCGACCGCCGTGGCGACACACCTGGACGACAACGAGGCCCCGTTGGCTGATGCAGGCCTCGACCAGACCGTCTCTCTCGGTCGAACCGTCGAACTGGACGCGAGAGCCTCGCGCGACCCGGACGGGACAGTGACTTCGTACGAATGGTCGATACGAGGCCCAGATGATTCGGTGTTCACGCCCGACTGCCCTACATGCCCCACCACGGCGTTCGACGCTAACGAGACCGGACGGTTCGCGATCACACTGACCGTGACCGACGACGACGGCGCGACGAGCAATGACACGCTGTACGTGACTGTCTCCAGCGGGCGAGCCCCCGCTATCTCGCTTGACGGGCCCAGTTCGGCCCAGCGCGGGGAGACCACCACGTTCACCGTGACACTCACACCGGGATCCGCTCCGCTGGACCGGGTCGAATGGTTCGTCGACGGGTCTCTGGCTGTCAATCGGTCCCTCGGTTCTCAAACGACCGACCAGATTACCCCCGTGTTCCCAGACACTGGCCGCCACACAGTTCGTGCTGTCCTCTACGACGACCAAGGGCGTTCTGTCGCCGACTCGACACAGGTTCAGGTGACACCACCGCCGCAACCACCAGTCGTGAACGGGAGTACTGGAGGGTCTCCAGGTGCCAACGGAACCACTGGTGGTGGAGACGACTCGACTCCACCCCTCGCCTCGCAGTACGACCCCGGAGTGGTGGGCGAACAGGTCGTTACCGGTACCCAGCCACTCCAGGCGGACTACACCATCTCGAACCAACCGCCCGCGAGCGTGATTCAAAATATCGCCTGGCGGGACGCAGCTCGCAACCGCGGGACCGGCACCCAGACCAGCGTCTCGTGGAACCCGGGAGACCACGACCTCTTCGCGGTCGTTACCTACACCGATGGCTCGACCGATATCGCGACGTTCGACGACGGAACGACGGCTGTCATCGCGGACCCGGCTCCGAAAGTGGGCCTGTTCAACATCGACGACCAGAACGAGGTCAGCGGCGACTTCGTCGCATCCGACGACTACGGGAACCTGATGTCGGTCTCCATCACCGTCGATAATCGAACCGTCTTCCACGAGGAGGGAACCCGCCGAGGCACCGATCCGACACTCGGTCGGTTCCGGACGTCCGAGTTCGTGTTCGACCAGATAGAACCCAACCAGACCTACACCGTCGAACTCACAGTAGTCGATGGACGTGGACAGAAGTCGATGACGACCCGGGAGGTGACACCAGTCGGTAAGGTCGAGATCGTCAGTGCAGGGTTCGTCAATGGGCCCGTCGACTCTCATCACCGGCGACTGGACCCGTCACGGTACACCGCACACCACGTCGTCGAGGTGGACTTGAATGGAAATGATGCGGATGATGTTTCTATTCAGTATGCAAAAGACTCATTCAGAGTTAATCAATTAAGAACCAGTCGACAAGTTCTCGAATCCAATTCAGGCAGTGACAAAGTCATATTTGATTCATATTGGTCTGGTCGCAAACCGAACGAGTATGCTGTATATTATATTGTTCAAAAGGACTCTGGGGGTTTGGGTAGGCAGAAATCTGAAAGTAGGTTTGTCGTAAATCCCAGCGATCCCGAACTTATCTTGACCACCGAAACCCACGGAACCGAGCCTATCGGTCGTGAGTGGGGTATTACCGTTGATGCAAGCCGTTCCTTCGACCCGGACCACACAACCTTAGAATACGACTGGACTGGGGGAGCAGGTGCCTTGAACGGGCAACCAGGAGTCGGTCGATTTGAGTCCAGAAGAGATGGTAATCTGTACGTATCCGACCAGAACGGTGGGAACAATAGCAGAAGTTGGGGCTTTCTGCAGTTCTTCGTCCCAGATATTGAAGAGGTAACAAGGACAAATGAAGGGCCGTTCAACTCGACGGATACTGTTCGGTTCCACGTTGAGTCGGAGCCGTGGGCCTTCACAAAAACCCGAGAAGAGTATGGAGTCGACCTCGAATTCGTTACGGATTCCTCACATGTGAAAGTGGTCTCCCAAGGCCAGATTGAGGTCCCTCAAACTGAAGTTCCTCAGGATTCCACATCGGACCGACTTCAGCGACAAGTTGCTGTACTGGAAGTACCAGCAGCGGCACTGGCAGGTGGCCGCACACCGGCACAGATATCCTTAGTGAACCAAGACAACCCCGGTAGAATTAGGACGGAGGCGAAGTTACCGACGATGGATATCGAGTTGAACGTGACGAACGTCACGGAATACCACAACCTGTCTGTCGAAAGCATCGCCTACCGTGAAAAGCTCGATAACGCGACTCTGAACGAATCCGTCGACGACAGAGAGGAGTTACAGCGTCACCTCGAGGAGGGATACGAGATAACGGAAACCAATCGGGTAGTCACCGGGTTCTCGCTCGAACGACTTGAAGAGGTTCGAACTTCCGAAACCGAACAAAAGAGTTTCACTTCCAAAGCCAACCGCCGTGATTTCCTACGAATCTCTTCCGGTTGGGTGGCAGCCGGCAGTACTAACGAAACGAGAAACAAGACGACTACTCGTTACGAGTGGCGCGATTCGAAGAAAGGCAACGGCACGCACACCGGTGAGACGAAGAACGAGACAGTGCCAGCACAGAAGCGTACTCTTAACGAGTACAAATATCAGGTGAAGGAATCGCGAACCGTCGAAAAAGAGGTCGATAAGAAGGTAAAGGTCAAAAAGACGGTCGAAAAGGAAGTCAAGGTCGAGCGATGCAACCCGATGGTCGGATGCTACACCGACACGGTCACCAAAGACGTCGAAAAGACGGTGACTGAAACCCGGCCTGTCGTAGTGGATCGGAAAGAATCGTACATGGCGACGAAGTCGTACTGGGACCGTTCGTCTCATAGCCCTTCTCATAGCCGCACTGGTGAGACGAAGGAGGTTGTCGTCCAAGAATCGTACAACAATACGTTATATCAATTTAAAATCACTGAAAAACAGACTGTTCAAAATGTGACATATGTTGCTTCGAAAGAACATGTCGTAACGGTAGAGGCATGGATTCCAGCTCGATCAGTGGAAGATGCTCGACGAGCAGCTAAGGCAGCTAGACAGAGCGACGTTCGAATCAACGGTACGATCAAGGAGACGAGGTGGACGGTTTCCAAACGAGGTTCAGCTGTGAGAACGGTTGATAACTACGAGCAGGTTGAGAATGTCGTAGAGACAATTGTAGTAGTTTCTGGTAGAGCACAAGAGAAAGAATTTACTCCAGCTCTTGGCGAGATGAAGGTAGTGGATTCCTATGACTTCCGAAACGAGGTCCGGAAAGATGGTGTTATCACTGTGGAAGAAGCAATTGGCCAACTAATTGAAAATAAGCGCAAATGCTACCGAGAGGAGGAGTGCAACAAATGA
- a CDS encoding PHP domain-containing protein: MPGRDGTLLALDLHVHSDASYDGHEPVELILEHAADIGLDGVVITDHDRIEASRHAADIAREFGLVGVPGVEVSTADGHLLAIGVDERPPRGEPLAETVEIVREHGGAAVVPHPFQRTRHGVRKSRLTDCDAIEVYNSMVFTGYQNRRARKFADKLNYGQVGGSDAHYLMNVGRAYTVFELEEPVDRAAEVSSDQIVDALRSGQTRVHGIRTPILQSTQQYAIGAARKSLYEVTSRLPYVAARPRAIAEFMSDS, from the coding sequence ATGCCGGGGAGAGACGGGACGTTGCTTGCACTGGACCTACATGTCCACAGCGACGCGTCGTACGATGGCCACGAACCCGTCGAACTCATCCTCGAACACGCCGCTGACATCGGCCTCGATGGCGTCGTCATCACCGACCACGACCGAATCGAGGCCTCGCGACACGCGGCAGATATCGCCCGCGAGTTCGGCCTCGTCGGTGTTCCAGGGGTCGAAGTGTCGACCGCCGACGGGCACCTCCTCGCGATCGGTGTGGACGAACGCCCGCCACGTGGCGAACCCCTCGCCGAAACCGTCGAAATCGTTCGCGAGCACGGTGGCGCTGCCGTCGTTCCCCATCCCTTCCAGCGGACCCGCCACGGCGTTCGAAAGTCCCGTCTCACAGACTGCGACGCCATCGAGGTCTACAACTCGATGGTGTTCACCGGGTACCAGAACCGGCGCGCCCGCAAGTTCGCGGACAAACTCAACTACGGGCAGGTCGGTGGCAGCGACGCCCACTACCTGATGAACGTCGGTCGCGCCTACACCGTGTTCGAACTCGAGGAGCCGGTCGACCGAGCAGCCGAAGTCAGTTCGGACCAGATTGTCGACGCGCTTCGGTCGGGGCAGACCCGTGTCCACGGGATTCGGACACCCATCCTCCAGAGTACACAACAGTACGCCATCGGGGCCGCCAGGAAGAGCCTCTACGAGGTTACATCTCGTCTGCCGTATGTGGCCGCGCGCCCGCGTGCCATCGCGGAGTTCATGTCCGATTCGTAA
- a CDS encoding HVO_2922 family protein, with product MAKATFELFTDKKGEFRWRLRHDNGNIIATGGESYTTKASAKKNIESVKKNASGAEVVEVAKPAK from the coding sequence ATGGCTAAAGCCACATTCGAGCTGTTCACGGACAAGAAAGGCGAGTTCCGCTGGCGGCTTCGCCACGACAACGGGAACATCATCGCGACCGGTGGCGAGAGCTACACGACCAAGGCCAGCGCGAAGAAGAACATCGAGAGCGTGAAGAAGAACGCGAGCGGTGCCGAGGTCGTCGAAGTCGCCAAGCCCGCGAAGTGA
- the aroA gene encoding 3-phosphoshikimate 1-carboxyvinyltransferase — protein MDVSLSQSTVRGTARAPPSKSYTHRAILAAGFSSEAVVRDPLLSADTRATMRAVEGFGGTVEPAGDDLDVAGFDGQPEVPADVLDCANSGTTMRLVTAAAGLADGITVLTGDESLRSRPQGPLLDALEQLGGRAESTRGNGQAPLVVKGPISGATVAIPGDVSSQYITALLMAGAVTEDGIDIDLETELKSAPYVQITLDVLESFGVEATQTEDGFSVPGGQTYDPDGEYAVPGDFSSISYLLGAGAVAADGELVVEGAQPSAQGDTAIVDIVERMGASVDWDREAGTISVEQSDLSGVTVDVGDTPDLLPTIAALGAIADGETRITNAEHVRYKETDRVAAMAEELTKLGASVTEHEDELVVHGKDSELVGATVDGRGDHRIVMALSLVGLVADGETTIQGGEHVDVSFPDFFDVLYELGADVRR, from the coding sequence ATGGACGTCTCTCTCTCGCAGTCGACGGTCCGGGGCACGGCACGCGCCCCGCCCTCGAAGAGCTACACGCACCGAGCGATACTCGCCGCGGGGTTCTCGAGCGAAGCGGTGGTTCGCGACCCGCTCCTGAGCGCCGACACCCGCGCGACCATGCGCGCGGTCGAAGGTTTCGGTGGCACCGTCGAACCCGCCGGTGATGACCTGGACGTCGCAGGATTCGACGGCCAGCCCGAGGTCCCGGCCGACGTGCTCGACTGTGCGAACAGCGGGACGACGATGCGGCTCGTGACCGCCGCGGCTGGGCTCGCCGACGGTATCACCGTCCTGACCGGCGACGAATCACTCCGCTCCAGACCGCAGGGTCCCCTGCTCGACGCGCTCGAACAGCTCGGCGGACGGGCTGAGAGCACCCGCGGGAACGGGCAGGCACCGCTCGTCGTGAAGGGCCCCATCTCGGGAGCGACCGTCGCCATCCCGGGCGACGTCTCCTCGCAGTACATCACGGCACTTCTCATGGCCGGCGCCGTCACCGAGGACGGTATCGACATCGACCTCGAAACCGAACTCAAATCGGCTCCCTACGTCCAGATTACGCTGGACGTGCTGGAGTCGTTCGGCGTCGAGGCCACACAGACCGAAGACGGATTCAGTGTCCCCGGCGGACAGACGTACGACCCCGACGGCGAGTACGCGGTCCCCGGTGACTTCTCCTCCATCTCGTACCTGCTTGGCGCGGGCGCGGTCGCGGCCGATGGCGAGCTGGTCGTCGAGGGTGCCCAGCCCAGTGCCCAGGGCGACACCGCCATCGTCGACATCGTCGAGCGGATGGGCGCCAGCGTGGACTGGGACCGCGAGGCCGGGACGATCTCGGTCGAGCAGTCCGACCTCTCTGGTGTGACGGTCGACGTGGGCGACACGCCGGACCTCCTGCCGACCATCGCCGCGCTCGGTGCCATCGCCGACGGGGAAACCCGCATCACCAACGCCGAGCACGTCCGGTACAAGGAGACCGATCGGGTCGCCGCGATGGCCGAGGAACTGACCAAACTCGGTGCGAGCGTCACCGAACACGAGGACGAACTCGTCGTCCACGGGAAGGACTCGGAACTGGTCGGGGCCACCGTCGACGGTCGCGGTGACCACCGCATCGTGATGGCCCTGTCGCTCGTCGGACTCGTGGCCGACGGCGAGACGACCATCCAGGGCGGAGAGCACGTTGACGTGTCGTTCCCCGACTTCTTCGACGTGCTGTACGAGCTGGGCGCGGACGTGCGTCGGTAA
- a CDS encoding alkaline phosphatase family protein, whose translation MLRTAVADELRDEFLQDGYLFPDYDGYCFGNLPHSIASLFGVDTGRTLPGDVFEGVEAGFENVLVVLVDGFGWTQWQREHERHDFLGRLSDQARVTPLTSIYPSETAAAITTFHTGSLPAEHGVVGWNVYDPVAKRPFTALPFEHRDGSPPAIPRESVAAAESIYPNLAAAGVNCHHIVPFPSIPDGVTRHQYDGLEDVPETLRAAFEAAVSPAYHYLYLPQVDHEAHHTGTRSEAYRETVSDVFETVETALSTIDDETAAETLLLLTADHGHVDTDPGRNVNLDRLDWLVDSLDRDVTGEPIRFAGSPRNRHLHLEEGSVDAVASRFRDEFDVRVFDRAAVLERELFGDVSPSETFRRRLGDLVVTHRDRGLGWGDHEPTEIEFVGMHGGLHPDEMLTQVAAARLSDVLV comes from the coding sequence ATGCTTCGGACGGCTGTCGCGGACGAGCTCCGGGACGAGTTCCTCCAGGACGGGTATCTCTTCCCGGACTACGACGGATACTGTTTCGGGAACCTCCCGCACAGTATCGCGTCACTGTTCGGCGTCGACACTGGTCGGACCCTGCCAGGGGACGTGTTCGAGGGCGTAGAGGCCGGTTTCGAGAACGTCCTCGTGGTGCTCGTCGATGGCTTCGGCTGGACCCAGTGGCAGCGCGAGCACGAGCGACACGACTTTCTCGGGAGATTGAGCGACCAGGCGCGAGTAACACCACTCACGTCCATCTATCCGAGCGAGACGGCTGCGGCTATCACGACCTTCCACACCGGTTCCCTGCCTGCCGAACACGGTGTCGTCGGCTGGAACGTGTACGACCCCGTGGCGAAGCGGCCCTTTACCGCGCTCCCGTTTGAGCACAGGGACGGCTCGCCGCCAGCGATACCGCGCGAGTCGGTCGCAGCTGCGGAGTCCATCTACCCGAATCTCGCGGCTGCCGGGGTCAACTGTCACCATATCGTGCCATTCCCGTCGATTCCTGACGGTGTGACGAGGCACCAGTACGACGGACTCGAAGATGTGCCAGAAACGCTGCGGGCCGCGTTCGAAGCCGCCGTCAGCCCGGCGTACCACTACCTCTACCTGCCGCAGGTCGACCACGAGGCCCACCACACCGGAACGCGGTCTGAGGCGTACAGGGAGACGGTCAGCGACGTGTTCGAGACGGTCGAAACGGCGCTCTCGACGATAGACGACGAGACGGCAGCAGAGACATTGCTGTTGCTGACGGCGGACCACGGGCACGTCGACACCGACCCGGGGCGGAACGTGAATCTCGACCGCCTCGACTGGCTCGTCGACTCACTCGACCGGGATGTGACCGGCGAACCGATACGCTTCGCTGGCAGTCCACGGAACCGCCACCTTCACCTCGAGGAGGGGTCGGTCGACGCTGTCGCGTCCCGCTTCCGAGACGAGTTCGACGTACGCGTATTCGACAGGGCCGCGGTGCTGGAGCGCGAACTGTTCGGCGACGTGAGTCCCTCGGAGACGTTCCGGCGACGACTCGGCGACCTGGTCGTCACACATCGCGACCGTGGTCTCGGATGGGGCGACCACGAACCGACCGAGATAGAGTTCGTCGGGATGCACGGGGGCCTCCACCCCGACGAGATGCTGACGCAGGTGGCAGCGGCACGGCTCTCCGACGTGCTGGTCTGA
- the aroC gene encoding chorismate synthase, whose amino-acid sequence MNGNRFGRLFQVTTFGESHGEAMGVTVSGCPAGLELDEEDIQRELDRRKPGQSMITTSRGEPDAVSIKSGVQDGYTTGTPIGMVIENKDAQSGKYEPFITAPRPSHGDFTYSAKFGTRNWGGGGRSSARETVNWVAAGAIAQKILAAEGVEIKAHVNQIGDIEAPEVTWEEMLEHTEENEVRCAHPETAEQMRDRINEYQQEGDSIGGSIYFEVRGAPRGLGAPRFDSLSARLGQAMMAVPATTAFEFGLGREARRYTGSERNDDWEFGEDGDPKPVENDHGGIQGGISTGEPIYGEVTLHAPTSIPKKQKTVDWETGEEVEAQVIGRHDPVLPPRGVPVVEAMLALTLVDFMLLGGRINPDRMDGQVGEYRTDYHPSKPE is encoded by the coding sequence ATGAACGGGAATCGGTTCGGTCGCCTCTTCCAGGTGACCACCTTCGGCGAGAGCCACGGCGAGGCGATGGGCGTGACGGTCTCGGGCTGTCCCGCCGGCCTCGAACTCGACGAGGAGGACATCCAGCGAGAGCTCGACCGACGCAAACCAGGACAGTCGATGATAACCACGAGCCGGGGCGAACCCGACGCGGTCTCCATCAAGTCCGGCGTGCAGGACGGCTACACGACGGGGACGCCCATCGGGATGGTCATCGAGAACAAGGACGCACAGTCGGGCAAGTACGAGCCCTTCATCACCGCGCCGCGGCCGAGCCACGGCGACTTCACCTACTCGGCGAAGTTCGGCACGCGAAACTGGGGCGGCGGCGGTCGCTCCTCCGCGCGCGAGACCGTGAATTGGGTCGCGGCGGGGGCCATCGCACAGAAGATTCTGGCAGCTGAGGGCGTCGAGATCAAGGCGCACGTGAACCAGATCGGCGACATCGAGGCTCCCGAGGTGACGTGGGAGGAGATGCTCGAACACACCGAGGAGAACGAGGTCCGGTGTGCGCACCCCGAGACGGCCGAGCAGATGCGCGACCGCATCAACGAGTACCAGCAGGAGGGCGACTCCATCGGCGGGAGCATCTACTTCGAGGTCCGCGGTGCGCCTCGCGGGCTGGGCGCGCCCCGGTTCGACTCGCTCTCGGCGCGCCTCGGCCAGGCGATGATGGCGGTCCCGGCGACGACCGCCTTCGAGTTCGGGCTGGGTCGGGAGGCCCGGCGCTACACGGGGAGCGAACGCAACGACGACTGGGAGTTCGGCGAGGACGGCGACCCGAAACCGGTCGAGAACGACCACGGCGGCATCCAGGGCGGCATCAGCACCGGCGAACCCATCTACGGCGAGGTGACGCTGCACGCGCCGACCTCCATCCCGAAGAAGCAGAAGACGGTCGACTGGGAGACCGGCGAGGAGGTCGAGGCGCAGGTCATCGGTCGCCACGACCCGGTGCTTCCGCCGCGGGGCGTCCCGGTCGTCGAGGCGATGCTGGCGCTGACGCTGGTCGACTTCATGCTGCTCGGCGGGCGCATCAACCCGGACCGCATGGACGGCCAGGTAGGCGAGTACCGGACCGACTACCACCCGTCGAAGCCCGAGTGA